One genomic segment of Catalinimonas alkaloidigena includes these proteins:
- a CDS encoding SDR family NAD(P)-dependent oxidoreductase: MGSLKNKNAIVTGTSQGIGAAIALHLIQAGCNIGMHYYHQKDEPEKMKKLAEANGQKAVCIQADLTKESNVNQCIRELTQELGTIDILVNNTGSLVERRYLNELDKAYWDKLIDINMTSMMMVTRELYSHFNTQRGSSIINVASLAGRKGGHLGSLVYSTTKGAVITWSRSLSTELAPSGIRVNAVAPGFIEGTRFHNTHTTPESAKQTIDGIPLGRSGCPDDVARAVTFLASEYDGFITGITMDINGGVYAA; encoded by the coding sequence ATGGGATCACTAAAAAATAAAAATGCTATTGTGACCGGCACTTCGCAGGGGATCGGAGCAGCAATAGCCCTGCACTTAATTCAGGCCGGCTGTAATATTGGAATGCATTATTATCATCAAAAAGATGAACCGGAAAAGATGAAGAAGCTCGCTGAAGCGAATGGACAAAAAGCTGTTTGCATTCAGGCAGATTTGACCAAGGAAAGTAATGTCAACCAATGTATCCGCGAGCTTACGCAGGAGTTAGGTACGATTGATATCCTGGTAAATAATACAGGTTCACTAGTAGAGCGCCGTTATTTAAATGAACTTGACAAAGCATACTGGGATAAACTTATCGATATTAACATGACCAGTATGATGATGGTCACGCGTGAGCTGTACTCTCATTTCAATACCCAGCGGGGCTCAAGTATTATCAATGTTGCTTCTTTGGCAGGAAGAAAAGGTGGTCACCTCGGATCTTTGGTTTATTCTACGACCAAAGGTGCAGTAATTACCTGGTCACGTTCACTCTCCACAGAGCTTGCGCCATCTGGGATTAGAGTCAATGCGGTGGCTCCTGGATTTATTGAAGGAACACGTTTTCATAATACACATACAACGCCTGAATCGGCTAAGCAAACCATCGATGGTATTCCCTTAGGCAGATCAGGATGTCCAGATGATGTAGCCCGGGCAGTGACTTTCCTGGCCTCCGAATATGATGGGTTTATTACCGGCATTACAATGGATATCAATGGTGGGGTCTATGCGGCTTAG
- a CDS encoding PorP/SprF family type IX secretion system membrane protein — translation MKKFLFLTLGFALVQAWFTQAWAQEPNMSQYTHTPFLTNPGMIGVMDQASIIANHRNQSVDAGQTYATSTISAYYPISIGNHRLGLGASFLSDRVADFMGTNGGMLGTAYSVQLSRKHELSLGAQAGFFNRKLNAAFSFTTDSQFQNGGFNADAPTGEIFVEQSRNFTTLTTGLFWQMKDEQGRQLAFAGGSIFNFNQPNVGFDEESKLPVSMKATAGLRVFQGDRLSVVPNVRWLSTADAQMINTGSWFRYDLSQSIEYPQQLSLGAWYNSNKAGVFALEYEKSSYLIGISYDIPMLSDLSTMQQGGIFEVALSLKIGNKRPKQVRATTPVETSPVTLAPAKEVVPEPEVPARVEKPTKVERLQGNQLSNEAPALAVQKRELQLAESDRVELKKTVSFELSYATLTPDSRAFLDDIADIFKRNETLKIQLVGHTCSIGTERDNEKLSVERAEVVKQYLQSKGIAAERILVKGAGEQQPIVSNSTEEGRIQNRRVEFQIIDQP, via the coding sequence ATGAAGAAATTTTTGTTCTTAACCCTAGGTTTTGCACTGGTACAGGCTTGGTTTACCCAGGCCTGGGCGCAGGAGCCTAATATGTCACAATATACGCATACGCCATTTCTTACCAATCCGGGTATGATAGGGGTCATGGACCAGGCCAGTATCATTGCCAATCATAGAAATCAGTCGGTAGACGCGGGGCAAACCTATGCCACTTCTACCATCTCCGCTTATTATCCTATTAGCATAGGAAATCACCGCCTGGGACTTGGGGCTTCGTTTTTGAGCGACAGGGTAGCTGATTTTATGGGCACCAATGGAGGCATGTTGGGAACAGCTTATAGTGTGCAGCTATCCCGTAAGCATGAATTGAGCTTAGGTGCGCAGGCTGGTTTTTTTAACCGCAAACTTAACGCTGCTTTCAGCTTTACCACTGACAGTCAGTTTCAGAACGGTGGTTTTAATGCAGATGCTCCTACCGGAGAAATTTTTGTAGAGCAATCCCGCAATTTCACCACCCTGACAACCGGTTTATTCTGGCAGATGAAAGATGAACAGGGCAGACAGCTTGCGTTTGCCGGAGGATCAATCTTTAACTTTAACCAACCCAATGTAGGCTTTGATGAAGAAAGTAAACTACCCGTAAGCATGAAAGCCACTGCCGGTCTGCGCGTGTTTCAGGGAGACCGCTTATCAGTCGTGCCTAATGTGCGTTGGCTGAGTACCGCTGATGCACAAATGATCAATACCGGTAGCTGGTTTCGTTATGACCTGAGCCAGAGTATTGAATACCCTCAGCAGCTTAGTCTGGGTGCCTGGTATAATAGCAATAAAGCAGGCGTATTTGCGCTAGAGTATGAAAAGTCCAGCTATTTGATAGGCATCAGTTACGATATTCCGATGTTATCGGACCTGAGTACCATGCAACAGGGAGGGATTTTTGAGGTAGCCTTGTCACTGAAAATCGGTAACAAACGTCCAAAGCAAGTACGTGCCACTACCCCAGTAGAAACGAGTCCGGTGACTTTAGCGCCTGCGAAAGAAGTAGTGCCTGAGCCGGAAGTTCCTGCCAGGGTAGAGAAGCCTACCAAAGTGGAGCGTCTGCAGGGCAACCAGCTTTCAAATGAAGCTCCTGCGCTGGCTGTACAAAAGCGTGAGCTCCAGTTAGCAGAAAGCGATCGGGTGGAATTGAAAAAGACTGTGAGCTTTGAGCTTAGCTATGCCACACTTACTCCTGATTCCAGGGCTTTCCTTGATGATATTGCCGATATATTCAAGAGAAATGAAACCCTTAAGATCCAGTTGGTAGGGCATACCTGCAGCATAGGTACTGAGCGTGATAATGAGAAGTTGTCTGTAGAAAGGGCTGAAGTTGTTAAACAGTATTTGCAGTCAAAAGGGATTGCTGCCGAGCGAATTTTGGTGAAAGGAGCTGGTGAGCAGCAGCCTATCGTCAGCAATAGCACTGAGGAAGGTAGAATTCAGAACAGAAGAGTAGAATTTCAAATTATTGATCAGCCGTAA
- a CDS encoding choice-of-anchor D domain-containing protein: MSKIYAFVFLLGCWLLYQTGYADVPVPESATAFNFKNEYSKPISKIIIEAPCSNPVVDTENNTLTTASGSNTSISVDATGTSLSYQWQVSTDNGSTFTNLSNGTNYEDVKTATLTIRYIPDGFADYQYRCIVSEESCSSISGVTTLNLSSSPLCDSSPNSFGYEYVSSVSINGVTFDGNTDFSGPGYYDYTAETIPTVAAGTTVPVSVTVETSSSYQEYVKIWIDFNRNGTPGDVANELVFDQNHSFSGSHTFNGNIAIPADAYNGNLYARLIMQYSGSPNVCGSYGYGNTFDFKIPVTSGVEPISLNLSLNKSDGSDGAVISSPAGIDSENSIYENIFEEDEEVTLTATPASGSRFEKWSGAVESTDNPLLITMEQSKALVAIFSPILPPSVISVSASNTTTNSAEIGGNVIDDGGATVNEKGVVYNNSGNPTSTDIKVQIGSGLGAFSKIISGLSPSTTYYVKAYAINSEGISYGEEKSFTTASPNTAPVASNVEFTGTLEVEHVLTASYDYSDDDNDAENGTHMQWYRSDDDSGSGKIAIPDADEISYTLTNDDIGKYISFAVTPHDGNSEGTKVESSLQGAITYPDIVVKGKDINISNGDNSPESTDATDFGLVVAANGEVTQTFSIVNPGTADLQLSKNADLQLVSIEGTDAADFSLSSAPVETISAGNSSSFSITFDPASVGEKSAVVKVLSNVSGKSTYTFTVKGTGTNTAPVASDVTISGIFAIGELLNGEYQFSDADNDTESNSVYQWYRSDDETGTNKAVISEADAKTYTLQSEDKDKYISFSVLPDDGTDAGLIVESDLQWVWINDAPAFTKGADQSVLEDAGAQSVANWATDISAGSADEADQTLTFQLSNDNEVLFDVQPAIDTEGTLTYTPAEDANGTATVSVTLSDDGGTANGGEDTSDEVTFTITINPVNDAPAFTKGADQSVLEDSGEQSVTAWATDISAGSADEADQTLTFQLSNDNEALFDVEPAIDAEGTLTYTPAEDANGTATVSVTLSDDGGTANGREDTSEKVTFTITISPVNDAPAITKGTDQSVLEDSGEQSVTAWATDISVGSADEADQTLTFQLSNDNEALFGVQPAIDTEGTLTYTPAEDANGTATVTVTLSDDGGTENGGVDTSEEVTFTITISPVNDAPAFTKGAGQSVLEDAGAQSVANWATDISVGSADEADQTLTFQLSNDNEALFDVEPAIDAEGTLTYTPAEDANGTATVTVTLSDDGGTANGGEDTSDEVTFTITINPVNDAPFFTAGSDQTVSAGAESYTISGWARGIAAGPANESSQELTFQVSNDHHEFFTSQPAVNSQGDLSFAIAADVSGDVTVRVSLSDDGGTANGGADSSEEASFTISIGKLAQQISFAGIDDKKIGQDPITLNASGGDSGNPVTYSLITAPASGVASLEGNLLVMEGIGTVTVIASQAGSDTYEAAEDVSVSFAINQNELFLPTLFSPNGDQNNDFFILRGAGGVASIEMTIYNREGELVYRSTDFESITQKGWDGTYQRQALIPGNYVWVLKGSYTNGEPLTVNGKNTGTIRLIR, from the coding sequence ATGTCAAAAATTTACGCATTCGTATTTCTGCTCGGCTGCTGGCTACTTTACCAGACAGGCTATGCAGATGTGCCTGTACCTGAAAGCGCTACCGCTTTCAACTTTAAAAATGAATATAGTAAGCCGATAAGCAAAATAATAATAGAAGCCCCTTGTAGTAATCCGGTAGTTGACACCGAGAATAATACCCTTACTACTGCTTCAGGATCAAATACCAGTATAAGTGTTGATGCGACAGGTACTTCTTTGAGTTATCAGTGGCAGGTTAGCACGGACAATGGAAGTACATTTACAAATTTGAGCAATGGTACTAATTACGAAGATGTAAAAACTGCTACACTAACAATTAGATATATACCTGATGGGTTTGCGGATTATCAGTATAGATGTATAGTAAGTGAAGAAAGCTGTTCTTCAATATCAGGCGTTACCACTTTAAACTTGAGTTCCAGCCCACTCTGTGATTCTTCCCCTAATAGTTTTGGCTATGAATACGTATCATCAGTTTCAATCAATGGGGTGACTTTTGATGGTAACACTGATTTTTCTGGTCCTGGATATTATGATTACACAGCTGAAACGATCCCAACAGTTGCTGCCGGAACTACTGTGCCAGTCAGTGTTACCGTAGAGACAAGTTCTTCTTACCAGGAGTATGTTAAAATTTGGATAGACTTTAATAGAAACGGAACTCCGGGCGATGTTGCTAATGAGTTAGTATTTGATCAAAATCATTCTTTTAGTGGATCTCATACATTTAATGGAAATATTGCCATTCCTGCAGATGCATATAATGGAAATTTATATGCAAGACTAATTATGCAGTATAGTGGTTCACCTAATGTATGTGGAAGTTATGGTTATGGAAACACCTTTGATTTTAAAATTCCTGTTACCAGTGGTGTAGAGCCTATTTCATTGAATCTTAGCCTTAACAAATCCGATGGGTCCGATGGCGCAGTAATCAGTTCGCCAGCAGGAATAGATTCTGAAAATAGTATTTATGAAAATATTTTCGAGGAAGATGAAGAAGTAACATTAACAGCTACTCCTGCCAGTGGATCTAGATTTGAGAAATGGTCAGGTGCTGTTGAAAGCACTGATAACCCTCTGTTGATAACTATGGAGCAGAGTAAAGCATTAGTTGCGATTTTTTCCCCGATTCTCCCTCCTTCAGTCATCTCAGTTTCAGCTTCAAACACTACTACAAATTCTGCTGAAATAGGGGGTAACGTTATTGATGATGGAGGAGCTACAGTAAACGAGAAAGGGGTAGTATATAATAACTCTGGAAACCCAACCAGTACCGATATAAAAGTTCAAATTGGGAGTGGCTTAGGTGCATTTTCCAAAATTATCAGTGGCCTGTCACCATCGACAACCTATTACGTAAAAGCTTACGCTATCAATTCAGAAGGTATAAGCTATGGCGAAGAAAAGAGTTTTACTACAGCATCACCTAATACAGCTCCGGTAGCATCCAATGTGGAATTTACAGGTACACTGGAAGTTGAGCATGTTTTGACTGCCAGTTACGATTATTCTGATGATGATAATGATGCGGAAAATGGCACACATATGCAGTGGTACCGTTCTGATGATGATTCAGGTAGCGGTAAAATAGCTATCCCAGATGCTGATGAGATAAGCTATACACTGACAAATGATGATATTGGCAAATACATAAGCTTTGCGGTAACGCCTCACGACGGAAACAGCGAAGGAACGAAAGTGGAAAGCAGTCTGCAAGGTGCCATTACGTATCCTGATATTGTAGTGAAAGGCAAGGATATCAATATTTCTAATGGAGATAACAGCCCGGAAAGTACAGATGCCACAGATTTTGGTCTTGTGGTTGCTGCCAATGGTGAGGTCACGCAAACTTTCAGCATTGTCAATCCTGGTACCGCGGATCTCCAGCTTAGTAAAAATGCAGATTTACAATTAGTAAGTATTGAAGGTACCGACGCTGCGGATTTCAGCCTGAGCTCAGCACCTGTTGAGACGATCAGTGCAGGAAATAGCAGTAGTTTCAGTATTACATTTGATCCAGCCTCAGTAGGTGAAAAAAGCGCGGTCGTAAAGGTACTTAGTAATGTTAGTGGCAAAAGCACCTATACATTTACGGTCAAAGGAACAGGAACGAATACTGCTCCCGTGGCTTCTGATGTTACCATTTCAGGCATATTCGCAATCGGCGAACTTCTAAACGGCGAATATCAGTTCAGCGATGCCGATAATGATACTGAAAGCAATTCAGTGTACCAATGGTACCGTTCTGATGATGAGACTGGTACCAACAAAGCTGTCATCAGTGAGGCAGATGCCAAAACATATACGCTGCAAAGTGAGGATAAAGACAAGTATATTAGTTTTTCAGTATTGCCTGATGATGGTACTGACGCCGGGCTAATCGTTGAGAGTGACCTCCAATGGGTCTGGATCAATGATGCGCCTGCCTTTACCAAGGGTGCAGACCAAAGTGTTTTGGAAGATGCAGGAGCACAAAGCGTGGCAAACTGGGCCACTGACATCAGTGCCGGTTCAGCAGATGAAGCTGATCAGACGCTAACGTTCCAGCTTAGCAATGACAATGAGGTTTTGTTTGATGTACAGCCCGCTATTGATACTGAAGGAACGCTGACGTATACACCTGCTGAAGATGCTAACGGTACAGCCACAGTCAGTGTGACACTTTCCGATGATGGAGGTACTGCGAATGGTGGGGAAGATACATCAGATGAAGTAACATTTACCATCACCATAAATCCGGTCAATGATGCGCCTGCCTTTACCAAGGGAGCAGACCAAAGTGTGCTGGAAGATTCCGGTGAGCAAAGTGTGACCGCTTGGGCCACTGACATCAGTGCCGGTTCAGCAGATGAAGCTGATCAGACGCTAACGTTCCAGCTTAGCAATGACAATGAGGCTTTGTTTGATGTAGAGCCCGCTATTGATGCTGAAGGAACGCTGACGTATACACCTGCTGAAGATGCTAACGGTACAGCCACAGTCAGTGTGACACTTTCCGATGATGGAGGTACTGCGAATGGTAGGGAAGATACTTCAGAAAAAGTAACATTTACCATCACCATAAGTCCGGTCAATGATGCGCCTGCCATTACCAAGGGAACAGATCAAAGTGTGCTGGAAGATTCCGGTGAGCAAAGTGTGACCGCTTGGGCCACTGACATCAGTGTCGGTTCAGCAGATGAAGCTGATCAGACGCTAACGTTCCAGCTTAGCAATGACAATGAGGCTTTGTTTGGTGTACAGCCCGCTATTGATACTGAAGGAACGCTGACGTATACACCTGCTGAAGATGCTAACGGTACAGCCACAGTTACTGTGACACTTTCCGATGATGGAGGTACAGAAAATGGTGGAGTAGATACTTCAGAAGAAGTAACATTTACCATCACCATAAGTCCGGTCAATGATGCGCCTGCCTTTACCAAGGGAGCAGGCCAAAGTGTTTTGGAAGATGCAGGAGCACAAAGCGTGGCAAACTGGGCCACTGACATCAGTGTCGGTTCAGCAGATGAAGCAGATCAGACGCTAACGTTCCAGCTCAGCAATGACAATGAGGCTTTGTTTGATGTAGAGCCCGCTATTGATGCTGAAGGAACGCTGACGTATACCCCTGCTGAAGATGCTAACGGTACAGCCACAGTTACTGTGACACTTTCCGATGATGGAGGTACTGCGAATGGTGGGGAAGATACATCAGATGAAGTAACATTTACCATCACCATAAATCCGGTCAATGACGCGCCATTCTTCACGGCTGGAAGCGATCAGACAGTATCTGCCGGTGCGGAAAGTTATACCATTTCAGGCTGGGCAAGGGGTATTGCAGCCGGTCCGGCGAATGAAAGTAGCCAGGAATTAACTTTCCAGGTGAGCAATGATCATCATGAATTCTTTACCAGCCAGCCTGCGGTAAACAGCCAGGGCGATCTGAGCTTTGCCATCGCGGCGGATGTGAGTGGAGATGTAACAGTAAGGGTAAGCCTCTCTGATGATGGCGGTACTGCCAATGGTGGTGCAGACAGCAGTGAAGAAGCCAGCTTCACCATCAGCATCGGCAAGCTCGCTCAACAAATCAGTTTTGCCGGAATAGATGACAAAAAGATCGGCCAGGATCCCATTACCTTAAACGCCAGCGGAGGAGATTCAGGGAATCCGGTGACCTATTCACTGATCACAGCGCCAGCCTCAGGGGTAGCTTCGCTGGAAGGTAATCTGCTGGTGATGGAAGGAATAGGTACAGTGACAGTGATTGCCAGTCAGGCAGGTAGCGATACCTATGAAGCAGCAGAAGATGTATCAGTGAGCTTTGCGATAAATCAAAATGAGCTGTTTTTGCCTACGCTTTTCTCACCCAACGGTGATCAAAACAATGATTTCTTCATCCTGCGCGGTGCCGGTGGAGTAGCCAGCATTGAGATGACGATCTACAACCGGGAAGGGGAGCTGGTATACAGATCTACCGACTTTGAAAGCATTACCCAAAAAGGATGGGATGGTACCTATCAGAGACAGGCACTGATACCGGGTAATTATGTGTGGGTGCTCAAAGGAAGCTATACCAATGGTGAGCCTTTGACTGTGAATGGCAAAAATACCGGTACAATCCGCCTTATCCGATAG